The Luteolibacter arcticus genome includes a window with the following:
- a CDS encoding hybrid sensor histidine kinase/response regulator encodes MSDFDPLPPPSGPALILVVDDEPRNIQVVGPLLLKQGHEVIAAGSGEEALAKMRTAKPDLLLLDVMMPGMTGFDLCRRLLSQPEWHGLPVIFLSAVTDKSFVTEALAAGAVDYVTKPFHGPELLSRVQLHLNLRQMRLRLSAAVEERNHLLEIVAHDLKNPLGGVMFAAAMLEEEAGSLSLQQARLVDSISQSAARALEITASLLQTQRLEEAKSHLELTSLCLRDYAVQAMEALSQQAANKEIEVTLECAAETIPVRADRRSLLCSLENLVSNSIKFSPPGSRVCVRLTSEGSDGVFRIEDQGPGVREDERSKLFRKFTRLSARPTGNELSTGLGLHIVHELVKAMGGDVYYEDAANGGACFVVSLPLAR; translated from the coding sequence ATGTCTGACTTCGATCCGTTGCCGCCGCCGTCTGGTCCCGCCCTCATCCTCGTGGTGGATGACGAGCCGAGGAATATCCAGGTCGTCGGCCCGCTGCTGCTGAAGCAGGGTCACGAGGTCATCGCGGCCGGCAGCGGGGAAGAGGCCTTGGCCAAGATGCGCACGGCCAAGCCGGACCTGCTGCTACTGGATGTGATGATGCCGGGAATGACCGGCTTCGACCTGTGCCGGCGCTTGCTTTCCCAGCCCGAGTGGCACGGCCTGCCGGTGATCTTCCTGTCCGCGGTCACCGACAAGAGCTTCGTGACCGAGGCGCTGGCTGCCGGAGCGGTGGACTATGTCACCAAGCCCTTCCACGGCCCCGAGCTGCTCTCGCGCGTCCAACTCCACCTGAACCTGCGGCAGATGCGCCTGCGCCTGTCGGCGGCGGTGGAGGAGCGGAACCATCTGCTGGAGATCGTGGCGCACGATCTCAAGAATCCGCTGGGAGGCGTGATGTTCGCCGCGGCGATGCTCGAAGAGGAGGCGGGTTCATTGTCGCTGCAACAAGCGCGGTTGGTGGACAGCATTTCCCAATCGGCGGCGCGGGCGCTGGAAATCACCGCCTCGCTGCTGCAGACCCAGCGGCTGGAGGAGGCGAAATCCCATCTCGAGCTGACGTCGCTGTGCCTGCGCGATTACGCCGTGCAGGCGATGGAGGCGCTGTCTCAACAAGCGGCGAACAAGGAAATCGAAGTCACCCTCGAGTGCGCCGCTGAAACGATTCCGGTCCGCGCTGACCGCCGTTCGCTGCTGTGCTCGTTGGAAAACCTCGTTTCGAACTCGATCAAGTTTTCGCCGCCCGGTTCGCGGGTGTGCGTTCGTCTGACGAGCGAGGGCAGCGATGGGGTCTTCCGGATCGAGGATCAAGGCCCGGGTGTGAGGGAGGACGAGCGGTCGAAGCTCTTCCGCAAATTCACCCGCCTCAGCGCTCGCCCGACCGGCAACGAGCTCTCCACCGGTCTCGGGCTTCACATCGTCCACGAGCTGGTGAAGGCGATGGGTGGGGATGTTTATTACGAGGACGCGGCCAATGGCGGCGCGTGCTTCGTGGTCTCGTTGCCGCTGGCGAGGTGA
- a CDS encoding CHASE3 domain-containing protein, whose product MRRHLKARYLVPALVALVMIIYGAVTSVRNTRAILEDAKSVDHTHRVMMELENCLTAMLNLETGQRGYVITGQEDYLAPYHAAVGEVDKRIDVLAELIGKSPVQQDRMRRVRDALRLKKEELARGIDVRSKQGYEAAAAIVDTGEGRTLMDEIRVQIEAMRLEEANLLAEGQRRMVQNFKDTNTVVVTTGAVTLLAGVTGVVLLGLYLMAKEREAKLELEKEKAEQADKAKTDFLAMMSHEIRTPMNAILGFGELLHESVEKPQNKHFAHAIVTSGRALLTLINDILDLSKIEAAKLELNPEAVEMKRFTDGLETLFSYRAREKGLEFSIRLERSVPAYLFFDALRLRQVLVNLIGNAVKFTRDGRVAVTMRGESEGEGDEMFLAVEVEDTGIGIAQDKLRDIFRPFYQVESQQSRQFQGTGLGLSICERLVVLMNGDIGARSTPDNGSIFHLRVPVRRCHGQVVETNAGLGDGVVDFNRLAPAKILVVDDVPLNRELIRGFLQGTHHEILEAENGEQAVMLCLRQKTDVVLMDLRMPMTDGRAALAMLKANEATKHIPVVAMSASTLLDGQEELKRIFDGFASKPVSRERLYLELAHFLPVPAAAATARPKAAEPVVIAASDRTWPELRPDLERLRETKLASLIKLVPAQATAGFAGEISALAQSHHCPPLEDYARRLATAAGTMDVAEAGRLLEAFPGVIELLVADV is encoded by the coding sequence ATGCGACGGCACTTGAAGGCCCGCTATTTGGTTCCCGCCCTCGTGGCGCTCGTGATGATCATTTACGGTGCGGTCACCTCGGTGCGGAACACCCGTGCCATCCTCGAGGACGCCAAGAGCGTGGATCACACCCACCGGGTGATGATGGAACTGGAAAACTGCCTGACCGCGATGCTCAACCTCGAAACGGGTCAGCGCGGCTATGTGATCACTGGCCAGGAAGACTACCTTGCGCCGTACCATGCGGCAGTGGGCGAGGTGGACAAGCGGATCGATGTGCTGGCGGAATTGATCGGGAAAAGCCCCGTCCAGCAGGATCGCATGAGGCGGGTTCGGGATGCCCTCCGCCTGAAGAAGGAAGAGCTGGCGCGCGGAATCGACGTGCGGAGCAAGCAAGGATACGAAGCCGCTGCGGCGATCGTCGATACCGGCGAGGGCCGCACCCTGATGGATGAAATCCGGGTGCAAATCGAAGCGATGCGCCTGGAGGAGGCGAATCTGCTGGCCGAGGGGCAACGACGGATGGTGCAGAATTTCAAGGATACCAATACCGTGGTGGTGACCACCGGTGCCGTGACCTTGCTCGCGGGGGTGACCGGCGTGGTGCTGCTCGGGCTCTACCTCATGGCGAAGGAGCGCGAGGCGAAGCTGGAGCTGGAGAAGGAAAAGGCCGAGCAAGCGGACAAGGCCAAGACCGACTTTCTGGCGATGATGAGCCATGAGATCCGCACGCCGATGAATGCCATCCTCGGCTTCGGCGAGCTGCTCCACGAGTCGGTGGAAAAACCCCAGAACAAGCATTTCGCCCACGCGATCGTCACCAGCGGCCGTGCCTTGCTGACGCTCATCAACGACATCCTCGACCTCTCGAAGATCGAGGCGGCGAAGCTGGAGTTGAATCCGGAAGCGGTGGAGATGAAGCGGTTCACGGACGGTCTGGAGACGCTGTTTTCCTACCGGGCGCGTGAGAAGGGGCTGGAGTTCTCGATCCGGCTTGAGCGCTCGGTGCCGGCCTACTTGTTCTTCGATGCGCTGCGCCTGAGGCAGGTGCTGGTGAACCTGATCGGCAATGCGGTGAAATTCACCCGCGACGGCCGGGTGGCCGTGACGATGCGGGGCGAGAGCGAAGGGGAAGGCGACGAGATGTTCCTGGCCGTGGAGGTGGAGGACACCGGCATCGGGATCGCCCAAGACAAGCTGCGCGACATTTTCCGCCCCTTCTATCAGGTGGAATCCCAGCAGAGTCGCCAGTTCCAAGGCACCGGGCTGGGCCTGAGCATCTGCGAGCGGCTGGTCGTCCTGATGAACGGGGACATCGGGGCGCGCAGCACTCCGGATAACGGCTCCATCTTCCACCTGCGGGTGCCGGTGCGCCGCTGCCACGGCCAAGTCGTGGAGACCAACGCCGGCCTTGGCGACGGGGTGGTGGACTTCAACCGCCTCGCGCCCGCGAAGATCCTGGTGGTGGACGACGTGCCGTTGAACCGCGAGCTGATCCGTGGCTTCCTCCAAGGCACTCACCACGAGATACTGGAGGCGGAGAATGGCGAGCAGGCGGTGATGCTGTGCCTGCGCCAGAAAACGGACGTAGTGCTGATGGACCTGCGGATGCCGATGACCGACGGCCGCGCCGCGCTCGCGATGCTGAAGGCGAACGAGGCCACCAAGCACATCCCGGTGGTGGCAATGTCGGCCTCGACGTTGCTGGACGGACAGGAGGAGCTCAAGCGGATCTTCGACGGCTTCGCGAGCAAGCCGGTCAGCCGGGAGCGGCTCTATCTGGAACTCGCGCACTTTTTACCCGTCCCCGCCGCGGCGGCCACCGCCCGGCCCAAGGCCGCGGAGCCCGTGGTGATCGCGGCCAGCGATCGCACGTGGCCGGAGCTGCGCCCGGACCTCGAGCGGCTGCGCGAGACCAAGCTGGCGTCCTTGATCAAGCTGGTGCCGGCGCAGGCGACGGCTGGCTTTGCGGGCGAGATCTCGGCGCTGGCGCAGAGCCACCATTGCCCGCCCTTGGAAGACTACGCCCGCCGGCTGGCGACCGCGGCCGGGACGATGGATGTCGCGGAGGCAGGCCGTTTGCTGGAAGCTTTCCCCGGAGTGATCGAATTGCTTGTTGCCGATGTCTGA
- a CDS encoding DUF1800 family protein codes for MKRWSGLLAVASLASAAHALDGNGNAQSDVWEMVFGVSSELGTDDSDGDGWTNALESTAGTNPFDGTSFPRLEITTPGGLPVLQWQSLAGKRYTIHTAPDLVSWSPLETDIAGTGGPLTWPLAPPAGREFFKLQASDADSDADGVSDWEELTVGFNPSSNRTGRYAQLDAQRVAAGLSAASTVTVSTYDDTCSERWPDPAVLVLRRSGGLRPLEVNFTLGGTAIASDYTASISGTVAYFAPGQREVFVTISPLDDNQPEEPTEPAETVTLTLETGTGYDVGTANSASATILDESGPSAKEAARFLIQAAFGPDQDLADDPDQIPENVEEVMAMGIEAWIDDQMTRPIGYLLPMAQWQNEQPSSGPNNAEIWNNRKMNAWWGRAMGLPKLRPDATEEEEQLPDPLRQRVAFALSQIMVIGDRMERLATEPAAMTHYYDKLLEGSFGNFRTLLKDVALHPCMGQYLSHLANRKSNPTAKTFPDENFAREIMQLFSIGLWMLNPDGTRILDGQDRPIPTYDNDDITEFAKVFTGLSYGQLTNGNPANFGAYDGDFTVPMKGWDSEHDLGPKNLLLGATTPEREPSPGSTGTATMADVDAAIDCLFNHPNVGPFIGRLLIQRLVTSNPSPEYIGRVTAAFNAEPRGDMGRTVKAILMDPEARDPAKMSDPTFGKMREPFLKVVNFARAFNATSAEGWYYLSGFNAAHVEEPLNSPSVFNFYLPTYTPPGVLSQNGLVAPEMQIINASSGVTAPNYFWNAVNGQVGETARAERQVKLSLEQEMLLNIPSLEVDEDGQTDVQPLDPDPLLRRLDLVLTGGTLTPQSFQIIREALARIGPGGWDWHENRLKLAIYLIVCSPEFSVQH; via the coding sequence ATGAAACGCTGGTCTGGTCTCCTTGCCGTGGCGTCGCTGGCCTCGGCCGCACACGCCCTCGACGGCAATGGCAATGCCCAGAGCGACGTGTGGGAGATGGTTTTCGGCGTTTCCAGCGAACTGGGGACGGACGATTCCGACGGCGACGGCTGGACCAATGCCCTCGAAAGCACCGCCGGCACCAATCCCTTCGACGGCACCTCGTTTCCCCGGCTGGAAATCACCACCCCCGGCGGCCTGCCGGTGCTGCAGTGGCAAAGCCTCGCCGGCAAGCGCTACACGATCCACACCGCGCCCGACCTCGTTTCGTGGTCGCCGCTGGAAACGGACATCGCCGGGACCGGCGGACCGCTCACTTGGCCGCTGGCCCCCCCCGCCGGCCGGGAATTCTTCAAGCTCCAGGCCTCCGACGCCGATTCGGATGCGGATGGCGTCAGCGATTGGGAAGAGCTGACGGTAGGGTTCAATCCGAGTTCCAACCGCACCGGCCGCTACGCGCAGCTCGACGCGCAGCGGGTCGCCGCGGGTCTGTCGGCGGCGAGCACCGTCACGGTGTCCACTTACGATGACACCTGCTCGGAGCGCTGGCCGGATCCCGCAGTGCTCGTGCTCCGACGCAGCGGCGGTCTGCGCCCCTTGGAGGTGAATTTCACCCTCGGCGGCACGGCCATCGCGTCCGACTACACGGCGTCGATCTCCGGCACGGTGGCCTATTTCGCCCCCGGCCAGCGCGAGGTCTTCGTCACGATTTCTCCGCTCGACGACAACCAACCCGAGGAACCGACCGAACCGGCGGAAACCGTGACGCTCACCCTCGAGACCGGGACGGGCTACGACGTGGGCACCGCGAACTCGGCCAGCGCCACCATTCTCGATGAAAGCGGTCCCTCGGCAAAAGAGGCCGCCCGCTTCCTCATCCAAGCCGCCTTCGGACCCGATCAGGACTTGGCCGACGATCCGGATCAGATCCCGGAGAACGTCGAGGAAGTCATGGCGATGGGCATCGAGGCGTGGATCGACGACCAGATGACGCGCCCGATCGGCTACCTGCTGCCGATGGCCCAATGGCAAAACGAGCAACCCTCCAGCGGACCTAACAACGCGGAGATCTGGAACAACCGCAAGATGAACGCTTGGTGGGGCCGCGCAATGGGCCTGCCGAAGCTGCGGCCGGATGCCACTGAGGAGGAGGAACAACTCCCCGACCCCCTGCGCCAGCGCGTGGCCTTTGCGCTCAGCCAGATCATGGTCATTGGCGATCGCATGGAACGGCTGGCCACCGAGCCGGCGGCGATGACCCACTATTACGACAAGCTCTTGGAAGGCAGCTTCGGCAACTTCAGGACGCTGCTCAAGGACGTGGCCCTCCACCCCTGCATGGGGCAGTACCTCAGCCATCTCGCGAACCGGAAATCCAACCCCACGGCCAAGACCTTCCCCGACGAGAATTTCGCCCGGGAGATCATGCAGCTTTTCAGCATCGGCCTGTGGATGCTGAACCCCGATGGCACCCGCATCCTCGATGGCCAGGACCGGCCGATCCCGACCTACGACAACGACGACATCACCGAGTTCGCCAAGGTCTTCACTGGTCTCTCCTACGGCCAGCTCACCAACGGTAATCCCGCCAACTTCGGTGCTTACGACGGTGACTTCACCGTCCCGATGAAGGGCTGGGACAGCGAGCATGACCTCGGGCCGAAGAACCTTCTGTTAGGTGCGACAACCCCGGAACGCGAGCCCAGCCCGGGCAGCACCGGCACCGCCACCATGGCCGACGTGGATGCCGCGATCGACTGCCTCTTCAATCACCCGAATGTCGGCCCCTTCATCGGCCGCCTGCTGATCCAGCGGCTGGTCACGTCGAATCCCTCGCCCGAGTACATCGGCCGCGTGACGGCTGCCTTCAATGCCGAGCCACGCGGCGACATGGGCCGCACGGTGAAGGCCATCCTGATGGACCCCGAAGCACGCGATCCCGCCAAGATGAGCGATCCGACCTTCGGCAAGATGCGCGAGCCGTTCCTGAAGGTCGTCAATTTCGCCCGCGCTTTCAATGCCACCTCCGCAGAGGGCTGGTACTACCTGTCGGGCTTCAATGCGGCTCACGTCGAGGAGCCGCTGAATTCCCCGAGCGTCTTCAACTTCTACCTGCCGACCTACACGCCACCGGGCGTCCTCTCGCAGAATGGATTGGTGGCTCCCGAGATGCAGATCATCAACGCCTCGTCTGGCGTCACCGCACCGAACTACTTCTGGAACGCGGTCAACGGCCAAGTCGGCGAAACCGCCCGTGCGGAACGGCAGGTCAAACTCAGCCTCGAGCAAGAGATGCTCCTGAATATCCCATCGCTCGAGGTCGATGAGGACGGGCAGACCGACGTCCAGCCGCTCGACCCCGATCCTCTCCTCCGCCGCCTCGACCTCGTGCTCACCGGCGGCACCCTCACGCCGCAGAGTTTCCAGATCATCCGCGAGGCTCTCGCACGCATCGGTCCCGGTGGCTGGGATTGGCATGAGAACCGGCTGAAGCTGGCGATTTACCTGATAGTCTGCAGCCCCGAGTTCTCGGTGCAGCACTAG
- a CDS encoding fasciclin domain-containing protein translates to MKTKLKPIALLLALAALTPVTFAQEAKKEEKKPAATEKAAATPEPGSIAASLRDGATFSILTKALQVTELDVTLGTKGTYTVFAPTDEAFAKLPEGALDKLLLPENKEKLRSLLLYHVIPGSFALADLKNGELKTMNGEKVEVDVKSETKEVEDSKIFKADVVATNGVIHSIDKVMVPESLDGFAGLDEE, encoded by the coding sequence ATGAAGACCAAGCTCAAACCAATCGCCCTCCTTCTCGCCCTGGCCGCACTGACTCCGGTGACGTTCGCGCAGGAGGCGAAAAAGGAAGAAAAGAAGCCCGCCGCTACTGAAAAAGCGGCGGCAACTCCTGAACCGGGATCCATCGCCGCCTCACTCCGAGATGGGGCTACCTTCTCGATCCTCACCAAGGCGCTGCAAGTGACCGAGCTCGACGTCACGCTCGGCACCAAGGGCACCTACACGGTGTTTGCCCCCACCGACGAGGCATTCGCCAAGCTGCCTGAGGGCGCACTGGACAAGCTGCTGCTACCCGAAAACAAGGAGAAGCTCCGCTCGCTGCTTCTTTACCACGTAATCCCCGGCAGCTTCGCGCTTGCCGATCTGAAGAACGGCGAGCTCAAGACCATGAACGGCGAGAAGGTGGAGGTCGACGTGAAGTCGGAAACCAAGGAGGTCGAAGACTCGAAGATCTTCAAGGCCGACGTGGTCGCCACCAACGGCGTCATTCACTCCATCGACAAGGTGATGGTTCCCGAGTCGCTCGACGGCTTCGCGGGACTGGATGAAGAATAA
- a CDS encoding ferritin-like domain-containing protein encodes MQIREAAERVLFAQTLEEKLALAPKHASDEAPGVAIATPEAPGRPPELRIHAKGVRVEFPGIHRLDDDRERGVMLHFLANHELLAAELMALVLLKFPDAPKEYRAGVYEAMREEQMHALMYVRRMKECGIAFGELPVNDYFWRIVAPMETPMDFVTRLNLTFEQANLDFSKHYGGLFRQAGDTATAAVLEKIYQDEIGHVGHGVKWFRKWKERGSTDWEAFRKSLVFPLTAARAKGVAPFNAEGRQLAGLDDDFIRHLEVCEQSRGRTPVVHWFNPNAEGYAMPGRYQPDKTAVALEEDLEMLIAGWCRKDDVAVLRKPPSREHLASLKKAGFELPEIATVEELRGRKLGGLRPWAWSPEASKLFEDLAGDVSPNVSWQWRESVAREWLSKEIGLRLEQVLGLSETSILHRNVDDAWTAIDARLDDSEMLAKALFSRAGQGHKRINRDSPAEATRNWLRNTIATHGGVVIEPWLERVTDFSALYEMDASGQADLIGLTVIENDAAGRYTGTRVGPKWANLLDPGVAAFLYREAHVMRWYQEKIPAALSKVVPGYVGPLGVDAMVHRLPDGSLALKHVIELNVRMTMGRVALELLKKSASNLKGRLTILRKEKSGPEFTAAGSLAGGQVLLNDPQQAQRFLAVWETAGSTIE; translated from the coding sequence GTGCAGATCAGGGAAGCCGCCGAACGCGTGCTCTTCGCGCAGACGCTCGAAGAGAAGCTCGCGCTTGCTCCGAAGCATGCGAGCGATGAGGCGCCCGGAGTGGCCATCGCGACGCCGGAGGCGCCGGGCCGACCGCCGGAGCTACGCATCCATGCGAAGGGCGTGCGGGTCGAGTTCCCCGGCATCCATCGCCTCGATGATGATCGCGAGCGCGGCGTGATGCTGCACTTCCTGGCGAATCACGAGTTGCTGGCCGCAGAGCTGATGGCGCTGGTGCTGCTGAAATTCCCGGATGCGCCCAAGGAATACCGCGCCGGAGTGTACGAGGCGATGCGCGAGGAGCAAATGCACGCGCTGATGTACGTGCGCCGCATGAAGGAGTGCGGCATCGCCTTCGGCGAGCTGCCGGTGAACGACTACTTCTGGCGGATCGTCGCGCCGATGGAGACGCCGATGGATTTCGTCACGCGGCTGAACCTGACCTTCGAGCAGGCGAACCTCGATTTCTCGAAGCACTACGGCGGGCTCTTCCGCCAGGCCGGGGATACGGCAACCGCGGCGGTGCTGGAGAAAATCTATCAGGATGAGATCGGCCACGTGGGCCATGGCGTGAAGTGGTTCCGCAAGTGGAAGGAGCGCGGCAGCACGGATTGGGAAGCGTTCCGGAAGTCGCTGGTTTTCCCGCTGACCGCAGCGCGCGCGAAGGGCGTGGCACCCTTCAATGCGGAGGGCCGTCAACTGGCGGGCTTGGACGATGACTTCATCCGCCACCTTGAAGTCTGCGAGCAATCGCGCGGCCGGACGCCGGTGGTGCATTGGTTCAATCCGAATGCCGAAGGTTATGCGATGCCCGGCCGCTATCAGCCGGACAAGACGGCCGTGGCGCTTGAAGAGGACCTGGAAATGCTGATCGCCGGCTGGTGTCGCAAGGATGACGTGGCGGTGCTGAGAAAGCCGCCGTCGCGCGAGCATCTGGCGTCCTTGAAGAAAGCGGGTTTCGAGCTGCCGGAGATCGCGACCGTGGAAGAATTGCGCGGGCGGAAGCTCGGCGGGCTGCGGCCATGGGCATGGTCGCCCGAGGCGAGCAAACTCTTCGAGGATCTGGCAGGCGACGTTTCACCGAATGTGTCATGGCAGTGGCGTGAGTCGGTGGCCCGGGAGTGGCTGTCGAAAGAGATCGGCCTCCGGCTGGAACAAGTACTAGGTTTATCCGAGACATCGATACTCCATCGCAATGTGGACGACGCGTGGACGGCGATCGACGCGCGGCTTGATGACTCCGAGATGCTTGCGAAGGCCCTCTTCTCCCGTGCCGGCCAAGGTCACAAGCGGATCAATCGCGACAGCCCCGCGGAGGCGACACGCAACTGGCTGCGCAACACCATCGCGACCCACGGCGGCGTGGTCATCGAACCGTGGCTCGAGCGCGTGACCGATTTCTCCGCGCTCTACGAAATGGATGCCAGCGGCCAAGCCGATCTCATCGGCCTGACCGTGATCGAGAACGACGCCGCGGGCCGCTACACCGGTACCCGCGTCGGCCCGAAGTGGGCGAACCTGCTCGATCCCGGGGTGGCCGCGTTCCTTTATCGCGAGGCCCATGTGATGCGGTGGTATCAGGAGAAGATCCCCGCCGCGCTTTCGAAGGTCGTGCCCGGCTATGTCGGGCCGCTCGGTGTGGATGCGATGGTCCATCGCTTGCCGGATGGGTCGCTGGCATTGAAGCACGTCATCGAACTCAACGTGCGGATGACAATGGGCCGGGTCGCGCTGGAGCTGCTGAAGAAGTCCGCGTCGAATCTGAAGGGGAGGCTGACGATCCTGCGGAAGGAGAAGTCTGGGCCCGAATTTACCGCGGCGGGATCTCTAGCAGGCGGCCAGGTGCTTTTGAATGATCCACAACAGGCACAACGGTTTCTGGCGGTGTGGGAAACCGCTGGAAGTACCATCGAATAA
- a CDS encoding trypsin-like peptidase domain-containing protein — protein MISPRPLLWLAAPVIASTAMVSCNDGSKAAAERARQELSDKETEVEELKSQLGKLKTEVEAGKKAGEKADATLKELEKAREENETLKDEAEELRKANEKLQDEVTAKVRHRAIGEKHERIASPSGKVYRQVVIRKVDDAGVSFGHEAGASTLDEKSAPAAWVQRFRLGVRPPEAPPALAAADAAPAPAALPKGGGKTDKHAVVRSKLPGVLFIGSEKTKGSAFIATRDGTTWLYTAAHVLTQGKGLTVKNADGATLTEFGKCEVATDCDLARIEVSVKEGLALSVVKPGTVTTGQEIVAVGNSGGSDVLTLLNGKVVALGPKEVEVSASVIGGNSGGPVMIQETGEVVGVVCRAEAPREDVWSAGTDFSQVRRFASRIDREVPWRAASLDSLRTENQRISTFDSRTRLVFAMAALEPGQNGLRLDMQVAGGKGPTVMSIFAEHKDVAPVQRLIQMNKQLAEKQLRSSERDLKKRFAGFYQDVLNLVGNDTSNFTPEHFSYVNRKEAELSLKWRNEATKLLTAAANALGR, from the coding sequence ATGATATCACCTCGCCCCCTCCTCTGGCTTGCCGCTCCAGTCATCGCCAGCACCGCCATGGTGTCCTGCAACGACGGCTCCAAGGCGGCCGCGGAACGCGCGCGGCAGGAGCTTTCCGACAAGGAAACCGAGGTCGAGGAACTCAAGAGCCAGCTCGGCAAGCTCAAGACGGAAGTCGAGGCCGGCAAGAAGGCGGGCGAGAAAGCCGACGCCACGCTCAAGGAGCTCGAAAAGGCCCGCGAAGAGAACGAGACGCTGAAAGACGAGGCCGAGGAGCTTCGCAAGGCAAACGAAAAACTGCAGGACGAGGTGACCGCGAAGGTCCGCCACCGCGCCATCGGTGAAAAGCACGAGCGAATCGCATCGCCCAGCGGCAAGGTCTATCGCCAGGTGGTCATTCGCAAGGTGGACGATGCCGGAGTTTCCTTCGGCCATGAAGCGGGTGCCTCCACCCTCGACGAAAAAAGTGCTCCGGCCGCGTGGGTGCAGCGCTTCCGCCTCGGCGTGCGCCCGCCCGAAGCGCCGCCTGCTTTAGCGGCCGCCGATGCTGCGCCGGCCCCGGCCGCTCTTCCCAAGGGCGGAGGCAAGACGGACAAGCACGCCGTCGTCCGCTCGAAGTTGCCCGGCGTGCTTTTCATCGGAAGTGAGAAAACCAAAGGCAGCGCTTTCATCGCCACCCGCGATGGCACCACCTGGCTCTACACGGCCGCCCACGTGCTCACGCAGGGCAAGGGCCTCACTGTCAAGAATGCCGATGGCGCGACCTTGACGGAATTCGGAAAGTGCGAGGTCGCCACGGACTGCGATCTGGCGCGCATCGAGGTCAGCGTGAAGGAAGGACTCGCCCTCAGCGTGGTGAAGCCGGGCACCGTCACCACCGGTCAGGAGATCGTCGCGGTGGGGAATAGCGGGGGGTCGGATGTGCTCACCCTTCTCAACGGCAAGGTCGTCGCGCTCGGCCCGAAGGAAGTCGAGGTGTCGGCCTCGGTCATCGGAGGCAACAGCGGCGGCCCGGTGATGATCCAGGAAACCGGCGAAGTCGTCGGCGTGGTTTGTCGTGCCGAGGCGCCCCGTGAGGACGTCTGGTCGGCAGGCACCGATTTTTCGCAAGTCCGCCGCTTCGCCTCGCGGATCGACCGCGAGGTCCCGTGGCGGGCCGCCTCCTTGGACAGCCTGCGGACCGAGAACCAACGGATCTCCACCTTCGATTCCCGGACCCGCCTCGTCTTCGCGATGGCCGCGCTCGAGCCCGGCCAGAACGGCCTGCGGCTCGACATGCAAGTCGCCGGTGGCAAGGGACCGACGGTCATGTCGATCTTCGCGGAGCACAAGGACGTCGCCCCCGTGCAGCGCCTGATCCAGATGAACAAGCAGCTCGCCGAGAAGCAGCTTCGCTCCTCCGAGCGCGACCTGAAGAAGCGCTTCGCCGGCTTCTATCAGGACGTCCTGAACCTCGTCGGCAACGACACGTCGAACTTCACTCCCGAGCATTTTTCCTACGTCAACCGCAAGGAGGCCGAGCTGTCGCTGAAGTGGCGGAACGAAGCCACCAAGCTGCTCACCGCCGCCGCCAACGCCCTCGGCCGGTGA